A genomic stretch from Etheostoma cragini isolate CJK2018 chromosome 8, CSU_Ecrag_1.0, whole genome shotgun sequence includes:
- the myrf gene encoding myelin regulatory factor isoform X4 has protein sequence MLWLRAGHDIISSLEPANIDTSILEEYISKEDDSTDICFSEVHSTPGPNYSSPQAGVSSSGGLVCGVSPPIPLRQGAPPPGPPNCQNAYPPGPSLGLRHNYLCLGQPQQHQQQQQQQQAHIKPEHRGHYAPGTLPESPPDSSSEPYSPQQVNDPHMIRTMTPENMCHMTPTPPLPPHGHYPSMHRDMYLKPESMISQYPIGPATSGSGDMQQTQMLHQLLQHPQGQDSIPVHQAKKRKHSDSPNSTLNSQILTGIIKQEPGLMQDSDNSYLDPNYQCIKWQPHQQNKWTPLYDANCKELPMPTYRVDADKGFNFSLADDAFVCQKKNHFQVTVYIGMLGDPKYIKTSDGLQPIDCFYLKLNGVKVEAVNQSISVEQSQSDRSKRPFKPVMVTLPSEQVTKVTVGRLHFSETTANNMRKKGKPNPDQRYFMLVVALHAQSHSQSYTVAAQASERIIVRVTSGHASNPGQFESDSEVLWQRGQLPDSVYHHGRVGINTDRPDEALVVHGNLKVMGSLVHPSDIRAKENVQEVNTTDNLKRISQMRLVHYQYKPEFAATVGIENTAETGVIAQEVQQILPEAVKEGGDVVCANGETIPNLLVVNKDLIFMENVGAVKELCKLTDNLETRIDELERWSRKLAKLRRLDSMKSTVSGSTVSQSGSYFSRTGSGALRKKTVKPGSKNSAPDQGCISQRFMQGAILALVIVMAFSVISMSVLYVLTLHHRGDVTEKDGYVPPCVLYISWMPIFTATVTFCSPVCPWSRAALGSSRRSPYTPLSTTPAPTCCSTTAISNQSAIDLILNNNQSTPDLGSLVPTPGTMIKKAKSRPVDKDGRNRNRLSHTSAPLYFAKAKRPAPTDLDGVGATNRLPPGQPSLPRRQRSLHTKGGKSAPSLTSLHIVETNQEITAKSCATPESCSYTVSLHGNRNSSISQITLHMTSMNSVWVRQCGATKGRLCPNHTETELYGGQSTSTKGTHHLWSVPMLSFQDITYHFRVSLSSEAGCSTEGDTSSYSDYHFIFQSSCV, from the exons ATGCTTTGGCTACGCGCAG GTCATGATATTATCAGTTCTCTGGAGCCAGCCAACATCGACACAAGTATCCTGGAAGAGTACATCAGCAAGGAGGACGATAGCACTGACAT ctgTTTCTCAGAGGTCCACAGCACCCCAGGACCAAATTACTCATCTCCCCAGGCAGGAGTGTCCTCCTCTGGGGGGTTGGTGTGTGGTGTGAGCCCCCCTATTCCACTGCGCCAAGGAGCCCCTCCGCCTGGGCCTCCTAACTGTCAGAACGCCTACCCCCCAGGTCCATCCCTGGGCCTCCGACACAACTACCTCTGCCTGGGACAGCCGCAgcaacaccagcagcagcaacaacagcagcaggctCACATCAAGCCTGAGCACAGGGGCCACTACGCTCCAGG GACACTACCTGAGTCCCCCCCAGACTCCAGCTCAGAGCCATACTCTCCACAGCAGGTGAATG ATCCTCACATGATCCGGACCATGACACCAGAGAACATGTGTCACATGACTCCAACGCCACCCCTCCCACCACACGGGCactatcccagcatgcatcgGGACATGTACCTGAAGCCTGAGTCAATGATATCACAGTATCCCATTGGTCCAGCCACAAGCGGAAGTGGAGACATGCAGCAGACTCAGATGCTCCATCAGCTACTGCAGCATCCACAGGGGCAGGA CAGCATCCCTGTTCACCAGGCCAAGAAGAGGAAGCACTCTGACTCTCCCAACAGCACCCTCAATTCCCAAATCCTCACAGGTATCATCAAACAAGAACCAG GTTTAATGCAGGATTCGGACAACTCCTACCTGGACCCTAACTATCAGTGCATTAAGTGGCAGCCTCACCAGCAGAACAAGTGGACACCACTGTATGACGCAAACTGCAAAGAGCT TCCAATGCCAACCTACCGTGTTGATGCTGACAAGGGCTTCAACTTCTCCTTGGCTGATGATGCTTTTGTTTGCCAGAAGAAGAATCATTTCCAGGTCACAGTATACATAGGCATGCTGGGAGATCCCAAGTACATCAAGACAAGTGATGGCCTGCAGCCCATTGACTGTTTCTATCTCAAACTCAACGGCGTAAAG GTGGAGGCTGTCAATCAGTCTATCAGTGTGGAGCAGTCACAGTCGGACCGTAGCAAGAGACCTTTCAAGCCAGTGAT GGTCACCCTGCCCTCAGAGCAGGTCACAAAGGTCACAGTGGGGAGGCTCCACTTCAGCGAGACCACTGCAAATAACATGAGGAAGAAGGGCAAGCCCAACCCTGACCAGAG GTATTTTATGCTGGTGGTGGCGCTGCATGCTCAGTCCCACAGTCAGAGCTACACTGTGGCTGCCCAAGCATCCGAGAGGATCATCGTCAGGGTAACGTCTGGCCAT GCATCCAACCCAGGCCAGTTTGAAAGTGACAGCGAGGTGCTGTGGCAGCGTGGCCAACTGCCCGACTCAGTCTACCACCACGGGAGAGTTGGCATCAACACCGACCGGCCGGATGAAGCACTTGTTGTCCATGGCAACCTGAAGGTCATGGGCTCTCTGGTACACCCGTCTGACATCAGGGCCAAAGAAAATGTCCAGGAG gtCAACACCACAGACAATTTGAAACGGATTTCTCAGATGAGGCTTGTCCATTATCAATACAAGCCTGAGTTTGCTGCCACCGTGGGCATAGAGAACACTGCAGAGACTG GAGTGATCGCTCAAGAGGTCCAGCAAATCTTGCCTGAAGCAGTGAAGGAGGGCGGTGATGTGGTGTGCGCCAATGGAGAAACTATCCCCAACCTGTTAGTGGTCAACAAG GACCTTATCTTCATGGAGAACGTGGGAGCGGTGAAGGAGCTGTGTAAGCTCACAGACAACCTGGAGACTCGTATAGATGAACTGGAGCGCTGGAGCCGAAAACTGGCCAAGCTACGTCGTCTTGACAGCATGAAGAGCACCGTGAGTGGAAGTACTGTCAG CCAATCAGGGAGTTATTTCAGCAGAACGGGAAGTGGCGCACTCAGGAAGAAGACAGTCAAACCTGGGAGCAAG AATTCGGCTCCAGATCAAGGCTGCATCAGCCAGAGGTTCATGCAGGGAGCCATTCTGGCACTGGTCATTGTCATGGCCTTCAG TGTCATTTCCATGTCCGTCCTTTATGTGTTAACTCTTCACCATAGAGGCGACGTCACAGAGAAAGATGG CTATGTTCCTCCCTGTGTTCTCTACATCTCTTGGATGCCCATCTTCACTGCCACAGTAACTTTCTGTTCACCTGTCTGCCCATG GTCCAGAGCTGCACTGGGATCCTCACGTAGGAGTCCATATACCCCACTGTCCACCACCCCTGCACCAA CTTGTTGTTCAACTACAGCCATAAGCAACCAATCAGCTATAGATTTGATATTGAATAACAACCAATCCACACCAG ATTTAGGCAGCCTGGTTCCCACACCAGGAACTATGATCAAGAAGGCCAAGTCCAGACCAGTGGACAAGGATGGCCGCAATAGAAACCGTTTGAGTCACACCTCAGCACCTTTGTACTTTGCCAAGGCTAAAAGGCCGGCACCTACAGACCTGGACGGAGTGGGAGCTACCAACCGTCTGCCCCCGGGTCAGCCGTCACTGCCACGCAGACAACGCAGCCTACACACAAAGG GAGGAAAGTCAGCTCCCTCTCTGACTAGTCTACATATCGTGGAGACAAACCAAGAGATCACAGCAAAAAGTTGTGCAACACCAGAAAGCTGCAG CTATACGGTATCACTCCATGGAAACAGAAATTCCTCCATCTCACAAATCACTTTGCACATGAC GTCCATGAACAGTGTGTGGGTACGACAATGTGGAGCCACCAAGGGACGTTTATGCCCCaaccacacagagacagagctcTATGGGGGACAGAGTACATCAACAAAG GGGACTCATCACCTTTGGTCAGTGCCCATGCTGTCCTTCCAGGACATCACCTATCACTTCCGTGTCTCCCTGTCC AGTGAGGCGGGATGTTCCACAGAAGGAGACACCTCATCATACTCCGACTACCATTTTATCTTTcaaagcagctgtgtgtga
- the myrf gene encoding myelin regulatory factor isoform X2 → MDVVDETEALQRFFEGHDIISSLEPANIDTSILEEYISKEDDSTDICFSEVHSTPGPNYSSPQAGVSSSGGLVCGVSPPIPLRQGAPPPGPPNCQNAYPPGPSLGLRHNYLCLGQPQQHQQQQQQQQAHIKPEHRGHYAPGTLPESPPDSSSEPYSPQQVNDPHMIRTMTPENMCHMTPTPPLPPHGHYPSMHRDMYLKPESMISQYPIGPATSGSGDMQQTQMLHQLLQHPQGQDSIPVHQAKKRKHSDSPNSTLNSQILTGIIKQEPGLMQDSDNSYLDPNYQCIKWQPHQQNKWTPLYDANCKELPMPTYRVDADKGFNFSLADDAFVCQKKNHFQVTVYIGMLGDPKYIKTSDGLQPIDCFYLKLNGVKVEAVNQSISVEQSQSDRSKRPFKPVMVTLPSEQVTKVTVGRLHFSETTANNMRKKGKPNPDQRYFMLVVALHAQSHSQSYTVAAQASERIIVRASNPGQFESDSEVLWQRGQLPDSVYHHGRVGINTDRPDEALVVHGNLKVMGSLVHPSDIRAKENVQEVNTTDNLKRISQMRLVHYQYKPEFAATVGIENTAETGVIAQEVQQILPEAVKEGGDVVCANGETIPNLLVVNKDLIFMENVGAVKELCKLTDNLETRIDELERWSRKLAKLRRLDSMKSTVSGSTVSQSGSYFSRTGSGALRKKTVKPGSKNSAPDQGCISQRFMQGAILALVIVMAFSVISMSVLYVLTLHHRGDVTEKDGYVPPCVLYISWMPIFTATVTFCSPVCPWSRAALGSSRRSPYTPLSTTPAPTCCSTTAISNQSAIDLILNNNQSTPDLGSLVPTPGTMIKKAKSRPVDKDGRNRNRLSHTSAPLYFAKAKRPAPTDLDGVGATNRLPPGQPSLPRRQRSLHTKGGKSAPSLTSLHIVETNQEITAKSCATPESCSYTVSLHGNRNSSISQITLHMTSMNSVWVRQCGATKGRLCPNHTETELYGGQSTSTKGTHHLWSVPMLSFQDITYHFRVSLSSEAGCSTEGDTSSYSDYHFIFQSSCV, encoded by the exons ATGGACGTGGTAGATGAAACAGAAGCGTTACAGAGATTCTTTGAAG GTCATGATATTATCAGTTCTCTGGAGCCAGCCAACATCGACACAAGTATCCTGGAAGAGTACATCAGCAAGGAGGACGATAGCACTGACAT ctgTTTCTCAGAGGTCCACAGCACCCCAGGACCAAATTACTCATCTCCCCAGGCAGGAGTGTCCTCCTCTGGGGGGTTGGTGTGTGGTGTGAGCCCCCCTATTCCACTGCGCCAAGGAGCCCCTCCGCCTGGGCCTCCTAACTGTCAGAACGCCTACCCCCCAGGTCCATCCCTGGGCCTCCGACACAACTACCTCTGCCTGGGACAGCCGCAgcaacaccagcagcagcaacaacagcagcaggctCACATCAAGCCTGAGCACAGGGGCCACTACGCTCCAGG GACACTACCTGAGTCCCCCCCAGACTCCAGCTCAGAGCCATACTCTCCACAGCAGGTGAATG ATCCTCACATGATCCGGACCATGACACCAGAGAACATGTGTCACATGACTCCAACGCCACCCCTCCCACCACACGGGCactatcccagcatgcatcgGGACATGTACCTGAAGCCTGAGTCAATGATATCACAGTATCCCATTGGTCCAGCCACAAGCGGAAGTGGAGACATGCAGCAGACTCAGATGCTCCATCAGCTACTGCAGCATCCACAGGGGCAGGA CAGCATCCCTGTTCACCAGGCCAAGAAGAGGAAGCACTCTGACTCTCCCAACAGCACCCTCAATTCCCAAATCCTCACAGGTATCATCAAACAAGAACCAG GTTTAATGCAGGATTCGGACAACTCCTACCTGGACCCTAACTATCAGTGCATTAAGTGGCAGCCTCACCAGCAGAACAAGTGGACACCACTGTATGACGCAAACTGCAAAGAGCT TCCAATGCCAACCTACCGTGTTGATGCTGACAAGGGCTTCAACTTCTCCTTGGCTGATGATGCTTTTGTTTGCCAGAAGAAGAATCATTTCCAGGTCACAGTATACATAGGCATGCTGGGAGATCCCAAGTACATCAAGACAAGTGATGGCCTGCAGCCCATTGACTGTTTCTATCTCAAACTCAACGGCGTAAAG GTGGAGGCTGTCAATCAGTCTATCAGTGTGGAGCAGTCACAGTCGGACCGTAGCAAGAGACCTTTCAAGCCAGTGAT GGTCACCCTGCCCTCAGAGCAGGTCACAAAGGTCACAGTGGGGAGGCTCCACTTCAGCGAGACCACTGCAAATAACATGAGGAAGAAGGGCAAGCCCAACCCTGACCAGAG GTATTTTATGCTGGTGGTGGCGCTGCATGCTCAGTCCCACAGTCAGAGCTACACTGTGGCTGCCCAAGCATCCGAGAGGATCATCGTCAGG GCATCCAACCCAGGCCAGTTTGAAAGTGACAGCGAGGTGCTGTGGCAGCGTGGCCAACTGCCCGACTCAGTCTACCACCACGGGAGAGTTGGCATCAACACCGACCGGCCGGATGAAGCACTTGTTGTCCATGGCAACCTGAAGGTCATGGGCTCTCTGGTACACCCGTCTGACATCAGGGCCAAAGAAAATGTCCAGGAG gtCAACACCACAGACAATTTGAAACGGATTTCTCAGATGAGGCTTGTCCATTATCAATACAAGCCTGAGTTTGCTGCCACCGTGGGCATAGAGAACACTGCAGAGACTG GAGTGATCGCTCAAGAGGTCCAGCAAATCTTGCCTGAAGCAGTGAAGGAGGGCGGTGATGTGGTGTGCGCCAATGGAGAAACTATCCCCAACCTGTTAGTGGTCAACAAG GACCTTATCTTCATGGAGAACGTGGGAGCGGTGAAGGAGCTGTGTAAGCTCACAGACAACCTGGAGACTCGTATAGATGAACTGGAGCGCTGGAGCCGAAAACTGGCCAAGCTACGTCGTCTTGACAGCATGAAGAGCACCGTGAGTGGAAGTACTGTCAG CCAATCAGGGAGTTATTTCAGCAGAACGGGAAGTGGCGCACTCAGGAAGAAGACAGTCAAACCTGGGAGCAAG AATTCGGCTCCAGATCAAGGCTGCATCAGCCAGAGGTTCATGCAGGGAGCCATTCTGGCACTGGTCATTGTCATGGCCTTCAG TGTCATTTCCATGTCCGTCCTTTATGTGTTAACTCTTCACCATAGAGGCGACGTCACAGAGAAAGATGG CTATGTTCCTCCCTGTGTTCTCTACATCTCTTGGATGCCCATCTTCACTGCCACAGTAACTTTCTGTTCACCTGTCTGCCCATG GTCCAGAGCTGCACTGGGATCCTCACGTAGGAGTCCATATACCCCACTGTCCACCACCCCTGCACCAA CTTGTTGTTCAACTACAGCCATAAGCAACCAATCAGCTATAGATTTGATATTGAATAACAACCAATCCACACCAG ATTTAGGCAGCCTGGTTCCCACACCAGGAACTATGATCAAGAAGGCCAAGTCCAGACCAGTGGACAAGGATGGCCGCAATAGAAACCGTTTGAGTCACACCTCAGCACCTTTGTACTTTGCCAAGGCTAAAAGGCCGGCACCTACAGACCTGGACGGAGTGGGAGCTACCAACCGTCTGCCCCCGGGTCAGCCGTCACTGCCACGCAGACAACGCAGCCTACACACAAAGG GAGGAAAGTCAGCTCCCTCTCTGACTAGTCTACATATCGTGGAGACAAACCAAGAGATCACAGCAAAAAGTTGTGCAACACCAGAAAGCTGCAG CTATACGGTATCACTCCATGGAAACAGAAATTCCTCCATCTCACAAATCACTTTGCACATGAC GTCCATGAACAGTGTGTGGGTACGACAATGTGGAGCCACCAAGGGACGTTTATGCCCCaaccacacagagacagagctcTATGGGGGACAGAGTACATCAACAAAG GGGACTCATCACCTTTGGTCAGTGCCCATGCTGTCCTTCCAGGACATCACCTATCACTTCCGTGTCTCCCTGTCC AGTGAGGCGGGATGTTCCACAGAAGGAGACACCTCATCATACTCCGACTACCATTTTATCTTTcaaagcagctgtgtgtga
- the myrf gene encoding myelin regulatory factor isoform X5, whose amino-acid sequence MDVVDETEALQRFFEGHDIISSLEPANIDTSILEEYISKEDDSTDICFSEVHSTPGPNYSSPQAGVSSSGGLVCGVSPPIPLRQGAPPPGPPNCQNAYPPGPSLGLRHNYLCLGQPQQHQQQQQQQQAHIKPEHRGHYAPGTLPESPPDSSSEPYSPQQVNDPHMIRTMTPENMCHMTPTPPLPPHGHYPSMHRDMYLKPESMISQYPIGPATSGSGDMQQTQMLHQLLQHPQGQDSIPVHQAKKRKHSDSPNSTLNSQILTGIIKQEPGLMQDSDNSYLDPNYQCIKWQPHQQNKWTPLYDANCKELPMPTYRVDADKGFNFSLADDAFVCQKKNHFQVTVYIGMLGDPKYIKTSDGLQPIDCFYLKLNGVKVEAVNQSISVEQSQSDRSKRPFKPVMVTLPSEQVTKVTVGRLHFSETTANNMRKKGKPNPDQRYFMLVVALHAQSHSQSYTVAAQASERIIVRVTSGHASNPGQFESDSEVLWQRGQLPDSVYHHGRVGINTDRPDEALVVHGNLKVMGSLVHPSDIRAKENVQEVNTTDNLKRISQMRLVHYQYKPEFAATVGIENTAETGVIAQEVQQILPEAVKEGGDVVCANGETIPNLLVVNKDLIFMENVGAVKELCKLTDNLETRIDELERWSRKLAKLRRLDSMKSTVSGSTVSQSGSYFSRTGSGALRKKTVKPGSKNSAPDQGCISQRFMQGAILALVIVMAFSVISMSVLYVLTLHHRGDVTEKDGSRAALGSSRRSPYTPLSTTPAPTCCSTTAISNQSAIDLILNNNQSTPDLGSLVPTPGTMIKKAKSRPVDKDGRNRNRLSHTSAPLYFAKAKRPAPTDLDGVGATNRLPPGQPSLPRRQRSLHTKGGKSAPSLTSLHIVETNQEITAKSCATPESCSYTVSLHGNRNSSISQITLHMTSMNSVWVRQCGATKGRLCPNHTETELYGGQSTSTKGTHHLWSVPMLSFQDITYHFRVSLSSEAGCSTEGDTSSYSDYHFIFQSSCV is encoded by the exons ATGGACGTGGTAGATGAAACAGAAGCGTTACAGAGATTCTTTGAAG GTCATGATATTATCAGTTCTCTGGAGCCAGCCAACATCGACACAAGTATCCTGGAAGAGTACATCAGCAAGGAGGACGATAGCACTGACAT ctgTTTCTCAGAGGTCCACAGCACCCCAGGACCAAATTACTCATCTCCCCAGGCAGGAGTGTCCTCCTCTGGGGGGTTGGTGTGTGGTGTGAGCCCCCCTATTCCACTGCGCCAAGGAGCCCCTCCGCCTGGGCCTCCTAACTGTCAGAACGCCTACCCCCCAGGTCCATCCCTGGGCCTCCGACACAACTACCTCTGCCTGGGACAGCCGCAgcaacaccagcagcagcaacaacagcagcaggctCACATCAAGCCTGAGCACAGGGGCCACTACGCTCCAGG GACACTACCTGAGTCCCCCCCAGACTCCAGCTCAGAGCCATACTCTCCACAGCAGGTGAATG ATCCTCACATGATCCGGACCATGACACCAGAGAACATGTGTCACATGACTCCAACGCCACCCCTCCCACCACACGGGCactatcccagcatgcatcgGGACATGTACCTGAAGCCTGAGTCAATGATATCACAGTATCCCATTGGTCCAGCCACAAGCGGAAGTGGAGACATGCAGCAGACTCAGATGCTCCATCAGCTACTGCAGCATCCACAGGGGCAGGA CAGCATCCCTGTTCACCAGGCCAAGAAGAGGAAGCACTCTGACTCTCCCAACAGCACCCTCAATTCCCAAATCCTCACAGGTATCATCAAACAAGAACCAG GTTTAATGCAGGATTCGGACAACTCCTACCTGGACCCTAACTATCAGTGCATTAAGTGGCAGCCTCACCAGCAGAACAAGTGGACACCACTGTATGACGCAAACTGCAAAGAGCT TCCAATGCCAACCTACCGTGTTGATGCTGACAAGGGCTTCAACTTCTCCTTGGCTGATGATGCTTTTGTTTGCCAGAAGAAGAATCATTTCCAGGTCACAGTATACATAGGCATGCTGGGAGATCCCAAGTACATCAAGACAAGTGATGGCCTGCAGCCCATTGACTGTTTCTATCTCAAACTCAACGGCGTAAAG GTGGAGGCTGTCAATCAGTCTATCAGTGTGGAGCAGTCACAGTCGGACCGTAGCAAGAGACCTTTCAAGCCAGTGAT GGTCACCCTGCCCTCAGAGCAGGTCACAAAGGTCACAGTGGGGAGGCTCCACTTCAGCGAGACCACTGCAAATAACATGAGGAAGAAGGGCAAGCCCAACCCTGACCAGAG GTATTTTATGCTGGTGGTGGCGCTGCATGCTCAGTCCCACAGTCAGAGCTACACTGTGGCTGCCCAAGCATCCGAGAGGATCATCGTCAGGGTAACGTCTGGCCAT GCATCCAACCCAGGCCAGTTTGAAAGTGACAGCGAGGTGCTGTGGCAGCGTGGCCAACTGCCCGACTCAGTCTACCACCACGGGAGAGTTGGCATCAACACCGACCGGCCGGATGAAGCACTTGTTGTCCATGGCAACCTGAAGGTCATGGGCTCTCTGGTACACCCGTCTGACATCAGGGCCAAAGAAAATGTCCAGGAG gtCAACACCACAGACAATTTGAAACGGATTTCTCAGATGAGGCTTGTCCATTATCAATACAAGCCTGAGTTTGCTGCCACCGTGGGCATAGAGAACACTGCAGAGACTG GAGTGATCGCTCAAGAGGTCCAGCAAATCTTGCCTGAAGCAGTGAAGGAGGGCGGTGATGTGGTGTGCGCCAATGGAGAAACTATCCCCAACCTGTTAGTGGTCAACAAG GACCTTATCTTCATGGAGAACGTGGGAGCGGTGAAGGAGCTGTGTAAGCTCACAGACAACCTGGAGACTCGTATAGATGAACTGGAGCGCTGGAGCCGAAAACTGGCCAAGCTACGTCGTCTTGACAGCATGAAGAGCACCGTGAGTGGAAGTACTGTCAG CCAATCAGGGAGTTATTTCAGCAGAACGGGAAGTGGCGCACTCAGGAAGAAGACAGTCAAACCTGGGAGCAAG AATTCGGCTCCAGATCAAGGCTGCATCAGCCAGAGGTTCATGCAGGGAGCCATTCTGGCACTGGTCATTGTCATGGCCTTCAG TGTCATTTCCATGTCCGTCCTTTATGTGTTAACTCTTCACCATAGAGGCGACGTCACAGAGAAAGATGG GTCCAGAGCTGCACTGGGATCCTCACGTAGGAGTCCATATACCCCACTGTCCACCACCCCTGCACCAA CTTGTTGTTCAACTACAGCCATAAGCAACCAATCAGCTATAGATTTGATATTGAATAACAACCAATCCACACCAG ATTTAGGCAGCCTGGTTCCCACACCAGGAACTATGATCAAGAAGGCCAAGTCCAGACCAGTGGACAAGGATGGCCGCAATAGAAACCGTTTGAGTCACACCTCAGCACCTTTGTACTTTGCCAAGGCTAAAAGGCCGGCACCTACAGACCTGGACGGAGTGGGAGCTACCAACCGTCTGCCCCCGGGTCAGCCGTCACTGCCACGCAGACAACGCAGCCTACACACAAAGG GAGGAAAGTCAGCTCCCTCTCTGACTAGTCTACATATCGTGGAGACAAACCAAGAGATCACAGCAAAAAGTTGTGCAACACCAGAAAGCTGCAG CTATACGGTATCACTCCATGGAAACAGAAATTCCTCCATCTCACAAATCACTTTGCACATGAC GTCCATGAACAGTGTGTGGGTACGACAATGTGGAGCCACCAAGGGACGTTTATGCCCCaaccacacagagacagagctcTATGGGGGACAGAGTACATCAACAAAG GGGACTCATCACCTTTGGTCAGTGCCCATGCTGTCCTTCCAGGACATCACCTATCACTTCCGTGTCTCCCTGTCC AGTGAGGCGGGATGTTCCACAGAAGGAGACACCTCATCATACTCCGACTACCATTTTATCTTTcaaagcagctgtgtgtga